One window from the genome of Dolosigranulum savutiense encodes:
- the tnpB gene encoding IS66 family insertion sequence element accessory protein TnpB (TnpB, as the term is used for proteins encoded by IS66 family insertion elements, is considered an accessory protein, since TnpC, encoded by a neighboring gene, is a DDE family transposase.) has protein sequence MIINYDAVDHIYIVCGKTDLRKGIDGLAEIIQSDYDYDPFSSALFLFCGFSRDRFKALYWDTDGFYLLYKRLENGVFQWPRTSKELKELSPEAFHWSLYQNRIGFFYTLKSWVLTLI, from the coding sequence GTGATTATTAATTATGACGCAGTCGATCACATTTATATTGTATGCGGAAAGACCGATTTAAGAAAAGGAATTGACGGATTAGCTGAAATTATCCAATCTGACTATGATTATGATCCCTTTTCATCCGCTTTATTCTTGTTCTGTGGGTTTAGTCGCGATCGATTTAAAGCCTTGTATTGGGATACCGATGGATTTTATCTATTGTATAAACGACTTGAGAATGGGGTGTTCCAATGGCCCCGAACCAGTAAAGAGCTAAAAGAATTATCCCCCGAGGCCTTCCATTGGTCATTATATCAGAATAGAATCGGCTTTTTTTATACGCTTAAATCATGGGTGCTTACCTTGATTTAA